One Chryseobacterium sp. StRB126 genomic region harbors:
- a CDS encoding GNAT family N-acetyltransferase yields MNLRKMNEEDLEAVVKLLDQLGYPNTGEFLPLKMKNLLQDPDEYLTVAEDTEGNVVGFISIHIIPQIALRGDFARISYFSVDENYRSSGIGKILEEYCEQVARKRNCDRIELHCNFHREQAHRFYYRQGYTESPKYLLKKL; encoded by the coding sequence ATGAATCTGAGAAAAATGAATGAAGAAGATCTGGAAGCAGTTGTAAAACTACTTGATCAGTTGGGATATCCTAATACCGGAGAATTTCTGCCCCTCAAAATGAAAAACCTTTTACAGGATCCTGATGAATACCTCACTGTTGCAGAAGATACTGAAGGAAATGTTGTAGGTTTTATATCTATTCATATTATTCCACAAATTGCTCTCCGAGGAGATTTTGCAAGAATTAGTTATTTCTCCGTTGATGAAAATTACAGAAGTTCGGGAATTGGAAAAATTCTAGAAGAGTATTGCGAACAGGTAGCCCGGAAACGAAACTGTGATAGAATAGAGCTGCATTGCAATTTCCATAGAGAACAGGCTCATCGGTTTTATTACAGACAAGGATATACAGAATCTCCCAAATATCTGTTGAAAAAATTGTAA
- a CDS encoding winged helix-turn-helix transcriptional regulator: protein MPQFFHDKRLYYTPIEFALSHIGGTWKMPILWRLQEKPLRFSELKKDIPHITDKMLTSQLRELESKEMIHREVYPVVPPKVEYSLTEKGKKAIPVIETIMKYGYDLIQDEGIIFPPKE, encoded by the coding sequence ATGCCCCAGTTTTTCCACGATAAAAGATTGTATTATACGCCGATTGAATTTGCTTTAAGCCATATTGGCGGAACCTGGAAGATGCCTATTTTGTGGAGATTGCAGGAAAAACCACTTCGTTTCAGTGAACTTAAAAAAGATATTCCTCATATCACAGACAAAATGCTGACCAGCCAGCTAAGAGAGCTGGAGAGTAAAGAAATGATCCATCGTGAGGTGTATCCTGTTGTTCCTCCAAAAGTTGAATATAGCCTTACCGAAAAAGGAAAAAAAGCAATTCCGGTAATTGAAACCATCATGAAATATGGATATGATCTGATTCAGGATGAAGGAATTATTTTTCCGCCTAAAGAATAG
- a CDS encoding DUF6624 domain-containing protein produces MIDPSEKELIDLAEYDLAVREKLFSEGKLSQGYHPEMETVHKSNAQRLREIINEIGFPTISKVGQKASDAAWLIIQHSIGEPKFMKECYKMMTENSHDINLKNRAYLYDRIRVFQGMPQKYGTQLIVGGIPFPVEDKENLNRVREEVNLPLLSEKEISQIPDVEEIPDIDGKDEGYLIWRKKTGWA; encoded by the coding sequence ATGATTGATCCATCTGAAAAAGAATTAATAGATCTTGCAGAATATGATCTTGCAGTCAGGGAAAAGCTATTCTCTGAAGGAAAGTTATCTCAGGGATATCATCCGGAAATGGAGACTGTTCATAAAAGCAATGCGCAAAGGCTTCGGGAAATCATAAATGAAATAGGATTTCCAACAATCTCAAAGGTCGGTCAAAAAGCAAGTGATGCTGCATGGCTTATCATTCAGCATTCTATTGGGGAACCTAAATTTATGAAGGAGTGTTACAAGATGATGACAGAAAACAGTCATGATATTAATCTAAAAAATAGAGCATATCTCTATGATCGGATCAGGGTATTTCAGGGCATGCCTCAAAAATATGGTACTCAGCTTATTGTTGGCGGAATCCCTTTTCCGGTGGAAGACAAAGAAAACCTGAATAGGGTACGGGAAGAAGTTAATTTACCTCTATTATCAGAAAAAGAAATTAGTCAAATTCCTGATGTGGAAGAGATCCCGGATATTGATGGAAAAGATGAAGGATATTTAATCTGGAGAAAGAAAACGGGCTGGGCGTAA
- a CDS encoding M1 family metallopeptidase, with amino-acid sequence MKKVRLLALFLVVFNTGYHAQMKSLPKIESGVSYELAQFRKSTLSEIKYELSLKIPENKSERISGTEVLRFQYKKQRESPLLIDFKEDPSSLLSVSVNGQVIKPILENEHVVIDAQYLKSGSNQINFIFLAGNGALNRRDGYLYALFVPDRARTMFPCFDQPNLKAHYSLTLTIPEKWSAISNGKLNDTTVEQGQKTLKFNQSDLLPTYLFSFAAGDFKNHTEKISQQDTRILYRETDTAKIKNSMDSIFTLYRNSLDYYEQWTGIKHPFQKHGMAAIPDFQFGGMEHPGTILFQNSTLFLDKNATQNQLNNRSNLIAHEVAHLWFGDLVTMDWFNDVWMKEVFANFMADKSTGASSDKRVYDLKFLTTHFPAAYSVDRTLGANPIRQILDNLQNAGMMYGPIIYNKAPIMMRQLELLIGEEDFQKGVSEYLTKYEYNNASWPDLIAILDKHTPKDLQSWNKVWVNDPGRPTIDYDVKYKGDKIERFIIVQKPEYGKEQKLWPQEFEISLFYTDKIEKVKVKLDGKQQEISELKGKAKPLFVLQNSSGIGYGVFKTDRTVMSNFALMKDPINRASAYISLYENMLNSSEVETQEVLSFFTEQLPKETTELNLRLITGYISSIYWNFLPENARLKESGNLEDRLWEALQVQTAKNNKKIIFDGYQNIFQSQQAYDNLYTIWKSQMPPQGVSLNDEDFTNLALALSLRNSNNNELLQEQLTRIKNQDRINRFKIIMQAASSDQKVRDDFFNGLIQKQNRANESAVGSALGYLHHPLRQQTSIHYLSKSLDILQEIQKTGDIFFPDNWLRSTFSSYQNPKALEVVNQFLLKNPDYNVILKNKILQATDNLRRAQKLVK; translated from the coding sequence ATGAAAAAAGTACGTCTGTTAGCATTATTTTTAGTTGTTTTCAATACGGGTTACCATGCACAAATGAAATCCTTGCCCAAGATTGAATCTGGGGTTTCGTATGAACTGGCTCAGTTTAGAAAAAGTACATTAAGTGAGATTAAATATGAACTCAGTCTGAAAATTCCTGAAAATAAGTCGGAAAGGATTTCCGGAACTGAAGTTCTTCGTTTTCAATATAAAAAACAACGCGAATCTCCATTGCTGATCGATTTTAAAGAAGATCCTTCATCACTTTTATCCGTATCAGTGAACGGTCAGGTGATAAAACCGATTTTGGAAAATGAACATGTGGTTATTGATGCCCAATACCTAAAATCAGGATCCAATCAGATTAATTTTATTTTTTTAGCAGGAAACGGTGCATTGAACAGACGTGACGGTTACCTGTATGCCTTATTTGTGCCGGATCGTGCCAGAACCATGTTTCCATGTTTCGATCAGCCTAATCTGAAGGCTCATTATTCCCTGACTCTTACCATTCCTGAAAAATGGAGTGCAATATCCAACGGGAAACTGAATGATACCACTGTAGAACAAGGACAAAAGACATTGAAATTCAATCAGTCAGATCTGCTTCCTACCTATCTGTTTTCTTTTGCTGCCGGAGATTTTAAAAATCATACGGAGAAAATCAGTCAGCAGGATACCAGAATCCTATACCGTGAAACCGATACTGCAAAAATTAAGAACAGCATGGACTCTATCTTCACGCTGTATCGTAATTCTCTTGATTATTATGAACAATGGACAGGTATCAAACATCCTTTCCAAAAGCACGGAATGGCGGCTATTCCGGATTTCCAATTCGGAGGAATGGAACATCCTGGTACTATATTATTTCAAAATTCTACCTTGTTTTTAGATAAAAACGCGACACAGAACCAGCTGAATAACCGGTCCAATTTAATTGCCCATGAAGTAGCTCATCTTTGGTTTGGAGATCTGGTAACAATGGATTGGTTTAATGATGTTTGGATGAAAGAAGTTTTTGCCAATTTTATGGCAGATAAAAGTACCGGAGCATCCTCGGATAAAAGGGTATACGATCTGAAGTTTTTAACCACCCATTTTCCGGCGGCTTATTCTGTAGATCGTACATTAGGAGCAAATCCTATCCGTCAGATTTTGGATAATCTGCAGAATGCAGGAATGATGTACGGCCCAATTATTTATAACAAAGCTCCGATTATGATGCGGCAGCTGGAATTATTGATCGGAGAGGAGGATTTCCAAAAAGGAGTAAGTGAATACCTCACAAAGTATGAATATAATAATGCAAGTTGGCCGGATCTTATTGCCATCCTTGATAAACATACTCCAAAAGATCTGCAAAGCTGGAATAAAGTATGGGTGAATGACCCCGGGAGACCTACTATTGATTACGATGTAAAATATAAAGGTGACAAAATAGAACGATTTATCATTGTTCAAAAGCCGGAATATGGAAAAGAACAAAAACTGTGGCCACAGGAATTTGAAATCAGCCTTTTTTATACCGATAAAATTGAAAAAGTAAAGGTGAAACTGGATGGTAAGCAACAGGAAATTTCAGAATTAAAAGGAAAAGCAAAACCTCTGTTTGTCTTACAAAATTCATCCGGAATAGGATATGGAGTATTTAAAACAGACAGAACAGTCATGTCAAACTTTGCTTTGATGAAAGACCCTATCAACCGTGCCAGCGCCTATATTTCGCTATATGAAAATATGTTGAACAGTTCAGAAGTTGAAACGCAGGAAGTATTGAGCTTCTTTACAGAACAGTTGCCTAAAGAAACTACAGAACTGAATCTTCGTTTGATTACAGGTTATATTTCCTCTATTTATTGGAATTTTTTACCTGAAAATGCCAGACTGAAGGAATCCGGAAATCTGGAAGACCGGCTATGGGAAGCATTACAGGTGCAGACGGCAAAAAATAACAAAAAGATTATATTTGATGGTTACCAGAATATTTTCCAGTCTCAACAAGCGTATGATAATCTGTACACGATCTGGAAGTCTCAGATGCCACCACAAGGAGTATCGCTTAATGATGAAGACTTCACCAATCTTGCTCTTGCGTTGTCATTAAGAAATTCAAATAATAATGAGCTGTTGCAGGAACAGCTAACGAGAATTAAAAACCAGGATAGGATCAATCGATTTAAGATTATCATGCAGGCTGCTTCATCAGATCAGAAGGTGCGTGATGATTTCTTCAACGGGCTTATACAAAAACAAAACAGAGCCAATGAATCTGCAGTGGGTTCAGCATTGGGGTATCTGCATCATCCGCTAAGACAACAGACTTCTATCCATTACCTTTCTAAGTCCTTAGATATTTTACAGGAAATTCAGAAAACCGGAGATATATTTTTCCCGGATAACTGGCTTCGTTCTACGTTCAGCAGCTATCAGAATCCAAAAGCACTTGAGGTTGTTAATCAGTTTCTTTTGAAAAATCCTGATTATAATGTTATTTTGAAAAATAAAATTCTACAGGCTACAGATAATTTGAGAAGAGCACAGAAGCTGGTAAAGTAA
- a CDS encoding nuclear transport factor 2 family protein, whose translation MEQIKQAIEQFIKGGDNSDTALLESILHKDYQNIQDVFFDKTGIFIIPKYEYIGLVRDKTFGGKPRQITYHSLEQKNNIAYAQVSLESSTLRFSSLITCVNENGKWQVITNIPSIETK comes from the coding sequence ATGGAACAGATTAAACAGGCCATTGAACAATTTATTAAAGGTGGCGACAATAGTGATACAGCATTGTTGGAAAGTATTCTTCACAAAGATTATCAGAACATTCAGGATGTTTTTTTTGACAAAACGGGAATCTTCATTATTCCCAAATATGAATACATCGGCTTGGTACGTGATAAAACATTTGGTGGAAAGCCTCGGCAAATTACCTACCATTCTCTGGAGCAGAAAAATAATATCGCTTATGCACAGGTTTCTCTTGAGAGTTCAACATTACGGTTTTCGTCTCTCATTACCTGTGTAAATGAAAACGGAAAATGGCAGGTTATCACCAACATTCCCTCTATAGAAACTAAATAA
- a CDS encoding FMN-dependent NADH-azoreductase, with translation MNTLLRIDSSLRTEQSYSRTLGDYFIQQWKIKNPDGIIMERDVTRQLIPHITQQTVNAFFSENPDTESIHLSDELIDELYQCNEILITCPMYNYGIPSSLKAYFDSVIRTKKTFTGNTSFKGLLENKKAYIISSMGGMSPETRNPLENHLTLLLNHIGITDICYFPLNGTVVDEISNAAKIALQQSEILKHLN, from the coding sequence ATGAACACACTTCTAAGAATCGACAGCAGTTTAAGAACAGAGCAATCTTACTCACGAACATTAGGCGACTATTTTATTCAACAATGGAAAATAAAAAATCCTGATGGAATTATTATGGAAAGAGATGTTACCAGACAGCTTATTCCTCACATTACCCAACAGACCGTAAATGCTTTCTTCAGTGAAAATCCTGACACGGAAAGTATTCATCTATCTGACGAACTGATTGATGAATTATACCAATGTAACGAAATTCTGATTACCTGTCCCATGTACAATTATGGAATTCCTTCTTCATTAAAAGCCTACTTTGACAGCGTGATCAGAACCAAGAAAACGTTTACAGGAAATACATCTTTTAAAGGGTTGCTTGAAAATAAAAAGGCCTATATCATTTCTTCAATGGGCGGTATGAGTCCCGAAACACGAAACCCTCTGGAAAACCATCTGACCTTACTATTAAATCATATAGGAATTACTGACATCTGCTATTTCCCATTGAACGGCACTGTGGTAGATGAGATCAGCAATGCAGCGAAAATCGCTTTACAACAATCCGAAATTTTAAAACACCTCAATTAA
- the putP gene encoding sodium/proline symporter PutP, giving the protein MQVYEGISVGLYLLLMIGIGIYSYRKSTNNSEEFLIGGRKMGAAVTALSAGAADMSGWLLMGVPGAMYLSGISSSWIAIGLTLGAFLNYIIVAPRLRIYTEVAQNAITLPVFFENRFKNKNHLLKITSSIFILVFFTLYTSAGMVSGGKLFESAFGMDYTVGLLLTSLVVVLYTFLGGFLAVSLTDFVQGTIMVLALVIVPIVAIIQIGGVGETLSLIEAKDPKYLDLFRGTTTVSIMSLLAWGLGYCGQPHILVRFMAIDKPKDLVKARRIGITWMIFTVAGALAIGLVGIAYLQKFDIETMMKFDGSKTEAETIFIYFSRILFHPFIAGFLLTAILAAVMSTISSQLLVTSSSLTEDIYKAFLNKKATPKQLLVASRLSVLLVAVIAGFLSLDPKDSILNLVGNAWAGFGSAFGPLILLSLLWKKTTWQGGFAGMLVGGITVLAWVYLQHPLKDWYEIIPGFILSLVTNIIISLLTYKPDTVIESEFNEVKKIMQEP; this is encoded by the coding sequence ATGCAAGTATATGAAGGGATTTCTGTGGGGTTGTATCTGTTATTAATGATAGGTATAGGCATATATTCTTATAGAAAATCAACCAACAACTCAGAAGAGTTTTTAATTGGAGGAAGAAAAATGGGTGCTGCTGTTACAGCATTATCCGCAGGAGCTGCAGATATGAGTGGCTGGCTGTTGATGGGAGTTCCGGGAGCCATGTATCTTTCAGGTATTTCCAGCTCATGGATTGCGATAGGGCTAACACTTGGAGCATTTCTCAATTACATTATTGTGGCACCAAGGCTCAGGATTTATACCGAAGTGGCTCAAAACGCCATCACCTTACCTGTATTTTTTGAAAACAGGTTTAAAAATAAAAACCACCTTTTGAAGATTACTTCTTCTATCTTTATTCTGGTATTTTTTACCCTGTACACATCAGCAGGAATGGTATCCGGTGGAAAACTTTTCGAATCAGCTTTCGGAATGGATTACACTGTAGGGTTACTATTGACAAGCTTAGTAGTAGTTTTATATACATTTTTAGGTGGATTCCTGGCGGTAAGTCTTACGGATTTTGTACAGGGAACCATTATGGTGTTGGCATTGGTTATAGTGCCCATTGTGGCCATTATTCAGATTGGAGGTGTAGGAGAGACTTTATCATTAATTGAGGCTAAAGATCCCAAATACCTGGATTTATTCAGAGGAACCACTACCGTGAGTATTATGTCTTTATTGGCGTGGGGATTAGGATACTGTGGCCAGCCACATATTCTGGTTCGTTTCATGGCTATTGATAAGCCAAAAGATCTGGTGAAAGCAAGAAGAATCGGGATTACATGGATGATCTTCACTGTTGCAGGAGCTTTAGCTATTGGTTTGGTAGGAATTGCTTATCTGCAGAAATTCGATATAGAAACCATGATGAAATTCGATGGATCAAAGACAGAAGCAGAAACTATTTTCATTTACTTCTCCCGTATTTTATTCCATCCTTTTATTGCAGGATTCCTGTTAACAGCGATTCTGGCAGCAGTAATGAGTACCATTTCTTCTCAGTTATTGGTAACTTCAAGTTCATTAACAGAAGATATTTATAAAGCTTTCCTGAATAAAAAAGCAACACCCAAGCAGCTTTTGGTGGCCAGCAGGCTTTCCGTTTTATTGGTAGCAGTTATTGCCGGTTTTTTATCATTAGATCCTAAAGACAGTATTCTTAATCTGGTAGGAAATGCCTGGGCAGGTTTTGGTTCCGCATTTGGACCATTGATCCTGTTGTCTCTTTTATGGAAGAAAACAACATGGCAGGGAGGCTTTGCCGGAATGTTAGTAGGAGGAATTACAGTCCTGGCATGGGTATATCTTCAGCATCCGTTGAAAGACTGGTATGAAATTATTCCTGGATTCATCCTTTCTTTAGTAACTAATATCATTATTTCTCTATTGACCTACAAACCTGATACAGTTATTGAAAGTGAATTTAATGAAGTTAAAAAAATTATGCAGGAACCATAA
- a CDS encoding nuclear transport factor 2 family protein has protein sequence MKQIIQQVFSNILENPTFDLSLIEKYFSKDYIQFVDHTQLNYEEFILHIQKLKEKVTEQKIDILNYAENGNTIFTHHTAKSILKDGSIVRHKVLAEFTIQEGKIIRCDELTLLLEGADHSKNLGSEI, from the coding sequence ATGAAACAGATTATCCAACAGGTTTTCAGTAATATTTTAGAAAATCCTACATTTGATTTATCATTAATTGAAAAATATTTCTCGAAAGATTACATTCAGTTTGTAGATCATACCCAACTTAATTATGAAGAGTTCATTCTGCATATTCAGAAGCTGAAAGAAAAAGTTACTGAGCAAAAGATTGACATCCTTAATTACGCTGAAAATGGGAATACTATTTTTACCCATCATACTGCAAAATCAATATTGAAAGACGGAAGTATAGTACGGCATAAAGTACTGGCTGAATTCACCATTCAGGAAGGTAAGATTATACGATGTGATGAGCTGACTTTGCTCTTGGAAGGAGCCGATCACAGTAAGAATCTGGGGTCTGAAATTTGA
- a CDS encoding MFS transporter, translating into MKSKRNLYVLALGVFGITTTEFGVIGVLPEIASTFGISIEKAGWLLSAFALIVAVFGPFMLVVLSSFKRKSLLVSSLLIFAVANILSAYIGNFYVLLVVRMLPAFFHPVYWSIALSFAEKASDPSDKSKAVSIIFSGLTLATVLGVPLATLMSDLFYWQSSFLLTAGINIVAFIGVQLLLPAIEKEIEFPMVFDLNIFQNKNLWIGLLIAFFTIAAMYSTYGYMAEFLKNVTHMNGKQITIMLFMFGTVGVLGNKIAGKYMSRFPFQTTCIFLILLTGIHVLIYGYGSFFAPMVWIIGFWGFIHSGGFLISNLNVTSSVSGSSEFINSIFTSCGNFAVTTGTLFGGFWIAHYGIENSIGASIIFITLALIMLFIKVKLVK; encoded by the coding sequence ATGAAATCGAAAAGAAATCTTTATGTGCTTGCGTTAGGTGTATTCGGAATCACAACAACAGAATTTGGAGTGATTGGAGTATTGCCGGAAATTGCATCTACCTTTGGTATTTCCATTGAAAAAGCAGGTTGGCTTCTGAGTGCTTTTGCTTTGATTGTAGCCGTTTTTGGCCCATTTATGCTTGTTGTATTGTCATCATTTAAAAGAAAAAGTCTGCTGGTTTCTTCTCTGCTTATTTTTGCCGTAGCCAATATTCTCTCTGCTTATATTGGAAATTTTTATGTATTACTGGTAGTCAGAATGCTTCCTGCCTTTTTTCATCCTGTTTACTGGTCCATTGCTTTATCTTTTGCTGAAAAAGCTTCCGATCCTTCAGACAAATCAAAAGCAGTAAGTATTATTTTTTCCGGGCTTACGCTGGCTACTGTGTTGGGAGTTCCTTTAGCTACTTTAATGTCTGATCTATTTTACTGGCAGTCTTCTTTTTTATTAACAGCTGGCATTAATATTGTGGCATTCATTGGAGTTCAGCTTTTATTACCAGCCATTGAAAAAGAAATAGAATTTCCAATGGTATTTGATCTCAACATTTTTCAAAATAAAAACTTATGGATTGGTTTATTGATCGCATTCTTCACCATTGCGGCAATGTACTCTACCTACGGTTATATGGCAGAATTCCTGAAAAATGTAACCCATATGAATGGTAAACAAATCACTATCATGCTCTTTATGTTTGGTACGGTTGGGGTTTTGGGAAATAAAATTGCAGGAAAATATATGAGTAGGTTTCCGTTTCAAACCACTTGTATATTTTTGATTTTACTGACTGGCATCCATGTATTGATCTATGGTTATGGCAGTTTTTTTGCACCCATGGTTTGGATCATCGGATTCTGGGGGTTTATTCATTCAGGAGGGTTTCTCATCAGTAATCTCAATGTCACGTCTTCTGTTTCCGGCTCATCAGAGTTCATTAATAGTATCTTTACTTCCTGCGGAAATTTTGCTGTAACCACCGGAACTTTATTCGGCGGATTTTGGATTGCTCATTATGGTATTGAAAATAGTATCGGGGCAAGCATTATCTTTATAACACTCGCTTTGATAATGTTATTTATTAAAGTAAAACTTGTAAAATAA
- a CDS encoding cupin-like domain-containing protein yields MGILLKPIDIVDDISQEDFREKYLKPRKPVVIKNMARNWPAYQKWTMEYMKEVVGDVVVPLYDSAKADPAAPINTPTTKMPFGEYVDLIQREPTDLRIFFFDPIKFAPKLLDDYIPPKNLMGGFLDKYPSMFFGGKGSVTFLHYDIDMPHIFHTHFNGRKHVLLFEYKWKTRLYKLPYATYALEDYDISNPDFEKFPALDGIEGIECYLEHGDTLFMPTGWWHWMKYLDGSFSLSLRAWDKSWAVKAHSLWNLAVQRNFDNFMKGRYKKRYMDWKEKKSIERANIALKKGLPK; encoded by the coding sequence ATGGGCATACTCCTTAAACCAATTGATATTGTAGATGACATTTCACAAGAAGATTTCCGTGAAAAATATCTTAAGCCTCGCAAGCCAGTGGTAATCAAAAACATGGCGAGAAATTGGCCTGCATATCAAAAATGGACAATGGAGTATATGAAAGAAGTAGTTGGTGATGTTGTTGTTCCTTTATACGACAGCGCTAAAGCTGATCCTGCAGCTCCCATCAACACTCCCACTACCAAAATGCCATTTGGTGAATACGTTGACCTGATCCAAAGGGAGCCTACAGATCTAAGAATCTTCTTTTTTGATCCTATCAAGTTTGCCCCTAAATTGTTGGATGATTATATCCCGCCCAAGAATCTGATGGGTGGATTTTTAGATAAATATCCAAGTATGTTCTTCGGAGGGAAAGGTTCGGTAACGTTCCTTCACTATGATATTGATATGCCTCATATCTTCCATACTCATTTCAACGGAAGAAAGCATGTTCTTCTCTTCGAATACAAGTGGAAAACCCGTTTGTATAAACTTCCCTATGCTACTTATGCACTGGAAGATTATGATATCTCTAACCCTGATTTTGAAAAATTTCCGGCGTTGGATGGTATTGAAGGAATAGAATGTTACCTTGAACATGGAGACACCCTGTTCATGCCTACCGGTTGGTGGCACTGGATGAAATATCTGGATGGATCTTTCTCTCTTTCTCTTCGTGCATGGGATAAAAGCTGGGCTGTAAAAGCACATTCTTTATGGAATCTTGCTGTTCAGCGTAATTTTGACAATTTCATGAAAGGCAGGTATAAAAAAAGATACATGGACTGGAAGGAAAAAAAATCTATTGAAAGAGCCAATATCGCTCTGAAGAAGGGACTTCCGAAATAA
- a CDS encoding AAA family ATPase, whose product MKNNNTSQKLYILTGGPGAGKTTLLEALSAIGFTTVPEEGRKIIKEQLNSNGNGLPWIDKELFAKLMFEASVKSYQKIVEISGTDPVFFDRGILDTIGYLKLEKLPVAKEMDRIAHEIQYNTDVFILPPWKEIYENDPERKQTFEIAERTFECMYKTYREYGYHIIEIPRITVEKRIRFILEIIQEHHKN is encoded by the coding sequence ATGAAAAATAATAATACCTCTCAAAAACTCTATATCCTTACCGGAGGTCCGGGAGCAGGGAAAACCACTTTACTGGAAGCGTTAAGCGCCATCGGATTTACTACTGTACCTGAAGAAGGACGAAAAATTATCAAAGAGCAGCTAAACTCCAATGGAAATGGACTGCCCTGGATTGATAAAGAACTTTTTGCAAAACTGATGTTTGAGGCTTCTGTAAAAAGTTATCAGAAAATAGTCGAAATTTCTGGGACTGACCCTGTTTTTTTTGATCGTGGAATATTAGACACTATTGGCTATCTCAAGTTGGAAAAGCTTCCTGTTGCCAAAGAAATGGATAGAATTGCTCATGAAATACAGTATAATACAGATGTGTTCATCCTTCCACCTTGGAAAGAGATTTATGAAAACGATCCTGAAAGAAAACAAACATTTGAAATCGCTGAACGTACTTTTGAATGTATGTATAAGACTTATCGGGAATATGGTTATCACATCATTGAGATACCAAGAATAACAGTAGAGAAACGAATCAGATTTATTCTTGAAATTATTCAAGAGCATCATAAAAATTGA
- a CDS encoding sigma-70 family RNA polymerase sigma factor: MQENYNRLLTYAYNITGSYEDSQDLVQDVIEKYISLDKSEIRNEANFLIKSTINHAINFKNRHSKKMVYGEWLPEPLSFENAENKLIKEQTARYTLLVLLEKLNPRERAVYILKEAFDYSHQEIAETLDISVENSRKLLSRAGKQLQDIKYKPDSFNSSVHTDILQQYQRALSEGDVPNIEKLLIDEIRLSADGGKRVRVIKAMEVGKSATAQLLAYVQQQFLGKKPHTFHIFNHQPAICFWQDGRIYNCHILDIDSEGMIREIYSIVDPEKLKRLQ; encoded by the coding sequence ATGCAGGAAAATTACAACAGGCTGCTTACCTATGCTTATAATATTACCGGATCTTATGAAGATTCTCAGGATTTGGTACAGGATGTAATAGAAAAATATATTTCTTTGGATAAATCTGAGATCAGGAATGAGGCCAATTTTCTGATCAAAAGCACCATTAATCATGCGATTAATTTTAAAAACAGGCACAGTAAAAAAATGGTGTATGGGGAATGGCTTCCCGAACCTCTTTCTTTTGAAAATGCAGAAAATAAACTGATTAAAGAACAAACTGCCCGTTATACCCTGCTTGTTCTTTTAGAAAAACTGAATCCCAGAGAACGTGCAGTATATATTTTAAAAGAAGCTTTTGACTATTCTCATCAGGAAATTGCAGAAACCCTTGATATTTCAGTAGAAAACTCCCGAAAGCTGTTAAGCCGTGCAGGAAAGCAATTACAGGATATAAAATACAAACCGGACAGCTTCAATTCCTCTGTTCATACTGATATTCTTCAGCAATATCAACGGGCTCTAAGTGAAGGAGATGTTCCTAATATTGAAAAATTGCTTATTGATGAGATCAGGTTGTCTGCAGATGGTGGTAAACGTGTTCGTGTTATTAAGGCTATGGAAGTTGGAAAATCTGCTACAGCACAGCTTCTGGCTTATGTACAGCAACAGTTTTTAGGTAAAAAGCCTCATACTTTCCATATTTTTAATCATCAGCCGGCAATTTGCTTCTGGCAGGACGGCCGTATTTATAACTGTCACATCCTGGATATAGATTCTGAGGGAATGATCCGAGAAATTTATTCTATTGTAGATCCTGAAAAATTAAAAAGATTGCAATAA